The following are encoded in a window of Dromaius novaehollandiae isolate bDroNov1 chromosome 11, bDroNov1.hap1, whole genome shotgun sequence genomic DNA:
- the ZC4H2 gene encoding zinc finger C4H2 domain-containing protein isoform X2, with the protein MADEQEIMCKLESIKEIRNKTLQMEKIKARLKAEFEALESEERHLKEYKQEMDLLLQEKMAHVEELRLIHADINVMENTIKQSENDLNKLLESTRRLHEEYKPLKEHVDALRMTLGLQRLPDLCEEEEKLSLDYFEKQKAEWQTEPQEPPIPESLAAAAAAAQQLQVARKQDTRQTATFRQQPPPMKACLSCHQQIHRNAPICPLCKAKSRSRNPKKPKRKQDE; encoded by the exons ATGGCTGACGAGCAAGAAATCATGTGCAAACTCGAGAGCATCAAGGAGATCAG GAATAAGACTTtgcagatggaaaaaataaaggcacgactgaaagcagaatttgaagCCCTGGAGTCTGAGGAGAGGCACCTGAAAGAATACAAACAGGAAATGGACCTGCTGCTGCAAGAGAAGATGGCCCATGTGGAGGAGCTGCGGCTGATCCACGCTGATATTAATGTG ATGGAGAATACTATCAAGCAGTCAGAGAATGACCTCAACAAGCTACTGGAATCTACTCGTCGCCTGCACGAGGAGTACAAACCCCTGAAGGAGCACGTAGATGCTTTACGGATGACTCTGGGGTTGCAGAGGCTGCCAGATCtttgtgaggaggaggagaaactgTCCCTTGA ttactttgaaaagcagaaagcagaatgGCAGACAGAACCACAGGAGCCTCCCATCCCAGAGtctctggctgcagctgcagctgctgcccaACAGCTGCAAGTGGCTAGGAAACAAGATACCAGACAGACAGCAACTTTTAGACAACAGCCACCTCCAATGAAG GCATGTTTATCGTGTCACCAACAAATTCATCGGAACGCACCCATATGTCCactctgcaaagcaaagagcCGATCTCGGAATCCCAAAAAGCCCAAGAGGAAACAGGATGAATGA
- the ZC4H2 gene encoding zinc finger C4H2 domain-containing protein isoform X1, which translates to MRAGRASGRFPTCCLWRLRRSGEQGGAARIAVCVLSSRVTRRTRGGVRRREQPRTASCMPTPGGRSAEPSAGLLRSSAGALILRNKTLQMEKIKARLKAEFEALESEERHLKEYKQEMDLLLQEKMAHVEELRLIHADINVMENTIKQSENDLNKLLESTRRLHEEYKPLKEHVDALRMTLGLQRLPDLCEEEEKLSLDYFEKQKAEWQTEPQEPPIPESLAAAAAAAQQLQVARKQDTRQTATFRQQPPPMKACLSCHQQIHRNAPICPLCKAKSRSRNPKKPKRKQDE; encoded by the exons ATGAGGGCAGGGAGAGCCAGCGGGCGGTTCCCTACCTGCTGCCTCTGGCGGCTCCGCCGAAGCGGGGagcagggcggcgcggcgcggatcGCGGTGTGTGTCCTGTCCTCCAGAGTGACCCGCAGGACGCGCGGTGGGGTGAGGCGCCGTGAGCAACCGCGCACGGCATCGTGCATGCCCACGCCGGGGGGGCGCTCGGCTGAGCCTTCGGCAGGACTGCTGCGCTCTTCGGCTGGGGCACTGATACTCCG GAATAAGACTTtgcagatggaaaaaataaaggcacgactgaaagcagaatttgaagCCCTGGAGTCTGAGGAGAGGCACCTGAAAGAATACAAACAGGAAATGGACCTGCTGCTGCAAGAGAAGATGGCCCATGTGGAGGAGCTGCGGCTGATCCACGCTGATATTAATGTG ATGGAGAATACTATCAAGCAGTCAGAGAATGACCTCAACAAGCTACTGGAATCTACTCGTCGCCTGCACGAGGAGTACAAACCCCTGAAGGAGCACGTAGATGCTTTACGGATGACTCTGGGGTTGCAGAGGCTGCCAGATCtttgtgaggaggaggagaaactgTCCCTTGA ttactttgaaaagcagaaagcagaatgGCAGACAGAACCACAGGAGCCTCCCATCCCAGAGtctctggctgcagctgcagctgctgcccaACAGCTGCAAGTGGCTAGGAAACAAGATACCAGACAGACAGCAACTTTTAGACAACAGCCACCTCCAATGAAG GCATGTTTATCGTGTCACCAACAAATTCATCGGAACGCACCCATATGTCCactctgcaaagcaaagagcCGATCTCGGAATCCCAAAAAGCCCAAGAGGAAACAGGATGAATGA
- the ZC4H2 gene encoding zinc finger C4H2 domain-containing protein isoform X3: MPHGSLGIPFPRDRNKTLQMEKIKARLKAEFEALESEERHLKEYKQEMDLLLQEKMAHVEELRLIHADINVMENTIKQSENDLNKLLESTRRLHEEYKPLKEHVDALRMTLGLQRLPDLCEEEEKLSLDYFEKQKAEWQTEPQEPPIPESLAAAAAAAQQLQVARKQDTRQTATFRQQPPPMKACLSCHQQIHRNAPICPLCKAKSRSRNPKKPKRKQDE, translated from the exons ATGCCCCATGGAAGTCTGGGAATCCCCTTTCCTAGAGACAG GAATAAGACTTtgcagatggaaaaaataaaggcacgactgaaagcagaatttgaagCCCTGGAGTCTGAGGAGAGGCACCTGAAAGAATACAAACAGGAAATGGACCTGCTGCTGCAAGAGAAGATGGCCCATGTGGAGGAGCTGCGGCTGATCCACGCTGATATTAATGTG ATGGAGAATACTATCAAGCAGTCAGAGAATGACCTCAACAAGCTACTGGAATCTACTCGTCGCCTGCACGAGGAGTACAAACCCCTGAAGGAGCACGTAGATGCTTTACGGATGACTCTGGGGTTGCAGAGGCTGCCAGATCtttgtgaggaggaggagaaactgTCCCTTGA ttactttgaaaagcagaaagcagaatgGCAGACAGAACCACAGGAGCCTCCCATCCCAGAGtctctggctgcagctgcagctgctgcccaACAGCTGCAAGTGGCTAGGAAACAAGATACCAGACAGACAGCAACTTTTAGACAACAGCCACCTCCAATGAAG GCATGTTTATCGTGTCACCAACAAATTCATCGGAACGCACCCATATGTCCactctgcaaagcaaagagcCGATCTCGGAATCCCAAAAAGCCCAAGAGGAAACAGGATGAATGA